In Bacteroidales bacterium, the sequence ATTAAACTGTTGTTTCACATATTGTGCCTGTTTACGATAAGTATTGCAGTCGTCTGTTTTTCCGAGCGTTCCGGCAATAAGGCTCATTAATTGCAATGCTTCATAGTGATAGGCATTCACAACTGTATTGTAGTCGGTAAAGACAAAAGCATCGGCTTCTCCGGGCGATTCTTTACCCACTCCGAGAACACCGCTTTGGGGCCAGTCAACAATGTCGCGTATTGCCTTCCCGCCAAAATGGATAGATTTCAAAAAACCGGATGTTTGCTTGCCGGTGCGCGTACTGATGAGTCCGTTTGTTTCGGTAAGCGCCGTAAGGGTTTTGGCTTTCAAATCTACGTAAAACCGTTGTAACGATGCCGGATTTCCGGTATATAAATAATCGTGCCAGGCCATCAACACCGATTGTATGATCCATTCGGTAGGCCATGTGGGATTTTCGATAAGATATTCATGGCTGTAACGACCCATGGAAAATTCGCGATCCAGGCAATAATGGCTCAATTGGTTGATGAGTGCATCGGCTTCATAGGGAATGCGCTCCCGGTCACCATCCACATAAGTGCCCGTAAATGATGTTGCTTTGATGGAATATTTGCATAAATCCCATATCTGGTTCAAAATACTGTCGGATGAGTAAAAGTGCGATGCCTGTTCGTTAAACGGGTAGTGCACCGACTGGCGTATCACATCTGCCTTGCTGATGTTTTGCCCGTAACCTTCCAGTTCGCAATAGCGGAAAGGAATTACTTCGCCGGTATAGTCAGGCATGAGGATGGCCGCGGAACCGGTATTACGCCTGTCGGGACGTATTTTTACCAGATAGGAGTGTGTTCCCGGCATCAACGGTAACCTGTAGGATGTATAGCGGATGCTGCCGCCGGGCTTGCGGTCTATTCTACCTCCTTTTACGCTTTCGCCCAAATGAATAATGACAGTATCGGATCCGGGCGACGACAACGTGATACGCAGACGCCCGAAAGCAGCCTTACCAAAGTCGATAAATGTGATATGTCCATCAATACCATGCATCCGTACAGGATATTCGTCGGTTATTTGCAACGGATAACGCGCAGTATGGTTATCGAGTGTTGCAGCAGTAATGAAACTTTTTGGTTGGGAAAACGGGCTTTCCTCACCATGGTTGTTCCATGTCTGCACCTTCCAGTAATATACAGTGGATGGTTGCAGCGGTTTCCCGGCATACTGCACCGCCGTGGAATTCTCGCTTGCCGTATTTCCACTGTCCCACATATCGCCCAGACCCTGCGCCAGTATTTTTGCATTGCTTGCAACCAGAATGCGGTAGGCTGTTTGCAGCGTATTGGGATTATTGTCGTTCATAATCCAGCCAAAATAGGGCTTTTCACTACGGATGGAAGCTAACTGGTAACGTTCGATGGCAGCATGACACTCCTCCAGCGAAAAGTTGGCAGGATAACCGTCGAGGAATATACGATCGGTATGTTCCAACAGATCGGTGGTGAGACCTGTGGGAGGTTCGGCAGCAAAAGAACGGAAAACAAAAAGTAAGATGAGGGAAATAAATAAGTACAGCGATTTTGGAAAAGTGGTTTTCATGTTGATGAAAAGATTAAGAAAAGGTGATCATCGGTCGAATTGAGGAACAGGAAGTTGTATGCCTCCTTTCAGGGCGGATTGATGGGCAACAAAACCGGGAGCGGTATAAGCCAGGGCTTCATATACATTGATGAGCGGTTCCCGGTTCCGGACAATAGACTCAATGAATTCATGTACCAAAAATACTTCCGAACCGGCGTGTCCTTTTCCGAAAGCCGGTTCAAGGGCTTCCGGCAGAAATTGTCTTGCGTAGTCCGGTGGCGTCCAGTCTTCTTTTGTCGCACGTTTCGAATCATAGCCACCGCCATCTTTCTCGTAATCCTGGCCGCTTGTTCGGGTGAAATGTCCGAGGCCATTGGGAGAGCGTTCGAAGAAACTCATTTTGTCGCCGTACCATTGGGCGCGTTCACATCCTCCGAAAGCACCCCGCTTGAACATCGCCACTCTCAAAGCATTGCCCCGATTGGTCCGGAATAAGGCCACCTCATTCCAATACGGATTGTTACCGGGATTACCTTCCATGATCGGATCACCATCACCCCAGCCGAGACAGGAAACTTCCGTGAGACGCTCGCCGGTCAATCCGATCAGGAAAGAGGTGCAATGTGTCGGATAATGCATCGGCGGGTTGCCGAACCGCCAGGTCGGCTTGCCGTCCTTGTCGCGCCAGAGCGAATATTCCATACCTGCGTGAAAATACTCAGCCTCCGTGAAGAAGATATTCCCGAATTTGCCTTCCTGATACCATTGCCTGGCAGCGATCAACGCAGGATGATAATAACTGGTTTCCGCCATCATATAATTCTTACCCGACTTTTCCACGGCATTTCGCAGAACGTCACATTCCGCAAGAGTCCAGCAGGCCGGAACGGCGCAAATAACATGCAATCCTTTTTCCAGGCACATGACCGAATGTTTCAGGTGATCCGGTGCTCCTGAAAAAACGGCAATAGCGTCGAAATCCCTGGCAGATTTATCCAACATGATTTCAAGCGAATCATAGGCTTTTTCGCATTTGAAATATTTGACCATTCGGTCACGCCGGTCCTGCCGAAGATCGGTCACACCGGTTACTACGACATTTGGATGAAGATGCCAGGGAAACATGCATCCAAAGCCTCCGCCCACAATGCCGACACGGATTTTTTTGGAGGTGTCGAGCCCCTCAGAGGCTTGTAAAAGCAGTTCGCCGGGGTTGAGAATATACATGGCCGCCAAAGCTCCGGCGGTTTTTAATACTTTTCGTCGAGAAATTCGTTCCATAACTGATTTTATTGTTTTAAGGTCAAAGACCTGGTATTTTAATATCGTTCTTTTTGTCCGTTTATCGATAAATCAAAACAGATCGTAAAATCCTTTCAGTAACATTAGATAATGTGTTACAATGTATGATTTAAAACCGTACGGATATACACCTTTGTACATCCGTACGGTTTTTTACCTATTATTTCACTATTTTTCCCCAAAAACTGATCTCCTGAATACCTACAGGCCCTGTGAGCGCTGTATGGTAAGTCGATAAGATTTTGATACGGATATACCTGACAGTGACAGAAGGATCGGCAAAGTCATCCTTCACAAATTTGAATTCATGTCCTTCTCTGGCAAGTTCTATCATAGATGGGTCATTCCAGGGATTAGTTATTTCGGGATGGGGATTCACATATTCGAATCGTCCCAGTGGTAACCAGCTATCATCCCAACTTCCGTCCGGATTGGGCTCCAGGGAACCATACACTTCAAATGTCTTCGGATGTCCCCTTCTCCATCTGTCATCAGCATGGTCACGGGGCCATATTCTCATGCGGTCTAATTCTACCTTTACCCCTAAATCCCAGGTAAACCAACAGGGGATAGGCGCTGTTGCCGGAATCTGGAAGTTGTTGGTTGCAGTACCAACGGCCAATAATATCCCGTTCCACATGTATCGTAAGGGAAGAGCTGGATTGGCCAGGGCGTCGCTGGGCAGGATATATTCCGTCCATGTATTCTTGGGGATGAGCATGATGGGATCGTACTCAATCTTAACATCGACCTTTTGTGTGCTGAATGTATCTATAGCCAGAGTATCAGGCTTATACGAGGTGTAATATGACAAGGGGTGTTCGAAATTGAAATTGGGAATCACTGTATTGGTTTCCGTTTTGTCAACAAATAAGGTCTGATTGTCACCATTGAGATTCACATAAGCCAGATTGATACCAACTTCGGTATTTGCGGCTCCTGACCATTCAAGTGTTAGATCCTGACCATCGTAAAACTTACTTTTTATGCTGCGATTCACCAGTGAACGCTCATACATTTCGCCATACACGGCACCGATCACTTCCACCGGAATGGATACATTACCTTCGGAGTCGTACGTCCGGATCATGAACGAATAGGTGTTTTCTTCCAACTCCAATATCCTGCTAACGATATTCATGCCCGGATCGGCGTCTACTTCTACCGATTCGGTATCATTATTCCAGAAAATACGGGCCTTCACCACTTTGGGATCACCACTCTTTTCCCAGGAAATTTTGATCCGTTCTTTTCCGGGCGATGCTATTACATTTATTGCTTTCCCCGGATAAGGCAGTCCGTTGGGTACAATATATTCTTCGTATATACTGTCCTGATCCTTACATGAAAAGAATCCTAAAATGATTCCAATCACAATGAT encodes:
- a CDS encoding family 78 glycoside hydrolase catalytic domain, with amino-acid sequence MKTTFPKSLYLFISLILLFVFRSFAAEPPTGLTTDLLEHTDRIFLDGYPANFSLEECHAAIERYQLASIRSEKPYFGWIMNDNNPNTLQTAYRILVASNAKILAQGLGDMWDSGNTASENSTAVQYAGKPLQPSTVYYWKVQTWNNHGEESPFSQPKSFITAATLDNHTARYPLQITDEYPVRMHGIDGHITFIDFGKAAFGRLRITLSSPGSDTVIIHLGESVKGGRIDRKPGGSIRYTSYRLPLMPGTHSYLVKIRPDRRNTGSAAILMPDYTGEVIPFRYCELEGYGQNISKADVIRQSVHYPFNEQASHFYSSDSILNQIWDLCKYSIKATSFTGTYVDGDRERIPYEADALINQLSHYCLDREFSMGRYSHEYLIENPTWPTEWIIQSVLMAWHDYLYTGNPASLQRFYVDLKAKTLTALTETNGLISTRTGKQTSGFLKSIHFGGKAIRDIVDWPQSGVLGVGKESPGEADAFVFTDYNTVVNAYHYEALQLMSLIAGTLGKTDDCNTYRKQAQYVKQQFNKLLLDSKKGYYNDGIDTDHSSLHANIFPLAFDMVPAKNSKTVTDFVRSRGMACSVYGAQFLMDAVYNGNDSDYGFQLLSSTAERSWYNMIRAGSTITLEAWGRNYKPNLDWNHAWGAVPANIIPRKLMGIEPLEPGFRKIRIKPQPSSLSHAEIVVPSIRGNIKVSFNNTPGTKFEMEIEIPANTVAEVWLPLFDRKQQIIMNGVAQKGTIDGIFVKLQAGSGKHRFLVQR
- a CDS encoding Gfo/Idh/MocA family oxidoreductase, with the protein product MERISRRKVLKTAGALAAMYILNPGELLLQASEGLDTSKKIRVGIVGGGFGCMFPWHLHPNVVVTGVTDLRQDRRDRMVKYFKCEKAYDSLEIMLDKSARDFDAIAVFSGAPDHLKHSVMCLEKGLHVICAVPACWTLAECDVLRNAVEKSGKNYMMAETSYYHPALIAARQWYQEGKFGNIFFTEAEYFHAGMEYSLWRDKDGKPTWRFGNPPMHYPTHCTSFLIGLTGERLTEVSCLGWGDGDPIMEGNPGNNPYWNEVALFRTNRGNALRVAMFKRGAFGGCERAQWYGDKMSFFERSPNGLGHFTRTSGQDYEKDGGGYDSKRATKEDWTPPDYARQFLPEALEPAFGKGHAGSEVFLVHEFIESIVRNREPLINVYEALAYTAPGFVAHQSALKGGIQLPVPQFDR